From the Synergistaceae bacterium DZ-S4 genome, one window contains:
- the dctP gene encoding TRAP transporter substrate-binding protein DctP: MKKFAVILAVMFLFVAAVGPATAAPIVFRFAGQSPPEHMATKTMNEMAKEINQKTNGRVEIKVYPANQLGNYSLVMEEMIRGTIDMSMMSIASEFDPRLELVYVNGFISGYEDAKKVFVPGAWLPNKLNELSSALGVRLIGSYIEGMIGIGSTKPLKEPLNPKVDKGVLCRVPNMDVYTLGAKAMGFRPITIPYSDVYQSMQTGVCDAVDGYPVAAAYTILGDVLKYWYHTNYSMEYLAIMVSEKSWKKLSAEDQKVFMDVAKKYTLLSIDNAKAEDNKYMDLMQKKGIKVFKYTEAELKPIKEACITTWEELGKRGMTEPLMKEFKQHLGNL; encoded by the coding sequence ATGAAGAAATTTGCAGTTATCCTCGCAGTTATGTTTCTGTTCGTAGCAGCAGTAGGCCCGGCAACAGCAGCCCCCATCGTTTTCCGCTTCGCAGGACAGTCGCCCCCCGAGCACATGGCCACAAAGACGATGAACGAAATGGCCAAAGAGATCAACCAGAAGACCAACGGCCGCGTAGAGATCAAGGTATATCCGGCCAACCAGCTCGGCAACTACTCTCTTGTTATGGAAGAGATGATCCGCGGTACGATCGACATGTCCATGATGTCGATAGCCAGCGAATTTGACCCCCGCCTCGAGCTCGTTTACGTAAACGGGTTTATAAGCGGTTACGAGGATGCCAAGAAAGTCTTCGTTCCCGGCGCGTGGCTGCCCAACAAACTGAATGAACTTTCTTCAGCCCTCGGAGTTAGACTGATCGGTTCCTACATCGAAGGAATGATCGGTATCGGATCAACGAAGCCCCTCAAAGAACCCCTCAACCCGAAGGTCGACAAGGGCGTTCTCTGCAGAGTCCCGAACATGGACGTCTACACGCTCGGAGCAAAGGCAATGGGCTTCCGTCCCATCACTATCCCCTATTCAGATGTCTACCAGTCAATGCAGACCGGCGTCTGCGACGCGGTTGACGGCTACCCGGTAGCAGCGGCCTACACGATCCTCGGCGACGTCCTTAAGTACTGGTACCACACCAACTACTCAATGGAATACCTTGCGATCATGGTCAGCGAAAAGTCATGGAAAAAACTTTCAGCCGAAGACCAGAAGGTGTTCATGGATGTAGCGAAAAAATACACCCTTCTCTCGATAGACAACGCGAAGGCTGAAGACAACAAGTACATGGACCTCATGCAGAAGAAGGGCATAAAGGTCTTCAAGTACACGGAAGCCGAACTCAAGCCGATCAAAGAAGCATGCATCACGACATGGGAAGAGCTTGGCAAGCGCGGTATGACAGAACCTCTCATGAAGGAGTTCAAACAGCATCTCGGCAATCTGTAA
- a CDS encoding chromate transporter encodes MKVLLDLALSFSQIAAGAFGGGLSTLPLIEYQLVKATGWLTESQFNQVLALSQVTPGPIAINAATFVGYQQAGIPGSAVSTLSVVTVPILILCALLFLLNKADADKGRIFKDLIRPIVAGLLALSLVSPLTATAQNGFAAISMLILGIVLFRFCEFFKKYPPALLVIFGVIGAFLFS; translated from the coding sequence ATGAAAGTTCTTCTCGACCTGGCTTTATCGTTTTCGCAGATCGCTGCCGGTGCTTTCGGCGGTGGGCTTTCGACGCTCCCCCTGATCGAATACCAGCTTGTAAAGGCTACAGGATGGCTCACTGAATCCCAGTTCAACCAGGTACTTGCCCTTTCCCAGGTCACTCCAGGCCCCATCGCGATCAATGCGGCAACATTCGTAGGATACCAGCAGGCAGGGATCCCAGGGTCCGCCGTCTCTACCCTGTCCGTAGTGACAGTACCCATCCTGATCTTGTGTGCTCTTCTGTTTCTTCTTAATAAAGCCGATGCCGACAAAGGCAGGATATTTAAAGACCTTATCCGTCCCATAGTTGCGGGCCTTCTGGCACTTTCTCTTGTTTCTCCGCTTACAGCTACGGCCCAAAACGGTTTTGCGGCGATATCGATGCTCATTTTAGGAATAGTCCTCTTCCGTTTTTGCGAATTTTTTAAAAAATATCCTCCCGCACTGCTTGTTATTTTTGGTGTAATTGGTGCGTTCCTATTTTCCTGA
- a CDS encoding TRAP transporter small permease, with amino-acid sequence MTQTQCKYVEENVYEEPISTVRPATNPFDKIVTRTFAIICFVMAITLAIIISAATVMRYVLEMDLYGYEEWIKIFAFWLYFMGAGYGAFAGSHVSADLVQSYVKESTFKRLLVFTKTVVTLGVTLLFTWWGWDFFYFGFAGPLGTGVAIPKTVAWRIPLWTGYLPIFIGLFFMSYYFMWDMIRAGKALFAGGKTE; translated from the coding sequence ATGACACAGACGCAGTGTAAGTACGTGGAAGAAAATGTTTACGAAGAACCGATCTCAACGGTCAGACCCGCAACGAACCCCTTTGACAAGATAGTGACCAGGACATTTGCGATCATCTGTTTTGTCATGGCGATCACCCTCGCAATAATAATAAGCGCTGCGACCGTTATGCGCTATGTTCTTGAGATGGACCTCTACGGCTACGAGGAATGGATAAAGATATTCGCTTTCTGGCTCTATTTCATGGGGGCGGGATACGGAGCCTTCGCCGGATCGCATGTCTCAGCCGACCTTGTTCAGTCTTATGTTAAAGAAAGTACTTTTAAAAGGCTGCTGGTATTTACCAAGACAGTCGTGACACTTGGAGTCACACTTCTTTTCACATGGTGGGGATGGGACTTCTTTTACTTCGGTTTTGCCGGCCCGCTTGGCACAGGTGTCGCAATACCCAAGACAGTCGCATGGAGGATACCTCTGTGGACAGGATACCTCCCGATCTTCATAGGTCTCTTCTTCATGTCCTACTATTTCATGTGGGACATGATCAGGGCCGGAAAAGCTCTTTTCGCTGGAGGTAAGACAGAATGA
- a CDS encoding chromate transporter: MTTLQLFFFFFKISTVTFGGGIVILGMVKLGLADRDDITESEFSDMLSLAASVPGPLAVSIAWLLGRHYRGLKGSLAAVAGAVLPPFLIVLALSPVIMKYSDDPRVQGFFKGVLAGTGAIITMVVSDNVRSTLISGWWNLVPFAVVVVLIGLFGAHPLISMLAAFSLQLLKERLTVR; this comes from the coding sequence ATGACAACACTTCAGCTCTTTTTTTTCTTTTTTAAGATCAGCACGGTCACATTCGGTGGCGGAATAGTAATTCTGGGTATGGTCAAGCTGGGCCTGGCAGACAGGGATGACATAACTGAAAGCGAGTTCTCTGACATGCTTAGCCTTGCCGCTTCGGTACCGGGCCCTTTGGCTGTATCCATAGCATGGCTGCTGGGCAGGCATTACAGGGGACTTAAAGGAAGCTTGGCAGCAGTGGCAGGAGCCGTCCTTCCGCCCTTTCTTATCGTCCTTGCCCTGTCTCCGGTGATAATGAAGTATTCTGACGACCCGCGGGTCCAGGGTTTTTTCAAAGGCGTACTGGCCGGGACCGGAGCTATCATCACAATGGTAGTATCTGACAATGTCAGATCCACTCTTATATCCGGCTGGTGGAACCTCGTTCCTTTTGCCGTCGTAGTTGTCCTCATCGGACTTTTTGGAGCCCATCCCCTTATTTCCATGCTGGCGGCCTTTTCTCTTCAGCTGTTGAAGGAGAGGCTGACAGTGAGATGA
- a CDS encoding phosphohydrolase, whose product MQTEKVLRIISHTDLDGVVSAALAWHAGRLSGLPIKVSLMGYGEVDNAILESLDSGQRLVVLDLFCQRDRTVDDIDRLFPGGGSPFIFDHHKSTFDRYSNRKWAVVDTGCCAAMVYRNWLIKQDLDAGARKIVDDMGPLVNITNDRDLWLGEIPESRLWQGLVTICGPWGVLMRLVSDPSAKLTEGERNAAQDFVDRQEARFELAKTKISRIGDDLSFVGDGLLEFGDVSDFCGLILDREPNPTKIAAVSAKRMGGDWALSLRSRDGLAGKIVALLKDGSKIRGGGHEDAAALYFPSNYSEDQIRETVLAAIRQEREGSETPNVTLGDLFKGLDKI is encoded by the coding sequence ATGCAGACAGAAAAGGTTCTACGGATAATAAGCCATACAGACCTGGACGGAGTCGTATCTGCAGCTCTCGCCTGGCATGCCGGAAGGTTGTCGGGGCTGCCTATAAAGGTCTCGCTTATGGGTTACGGTGAGGTGGACAATGCCATTCTTGAATCGCTTGATTCCGGACAAAGGCTGGTCGTTCTGGATCTTTTCTGTCAAAGGGACCGCACAGTCGATGATATTGACAGGCTTTTCCCCGGGGGTGGCTCTCCCTTTATATTCGACCATCACAAAAGCACTTTTGACAGGTACAGCAACAGAAAATGGGCTGTAGTGGACACCGGATGCTGCGCGGCAATGGTCTACCGGAACTGGCTCATCAAGCAGGATCTCGATGCAGGGGCCAGAAAGATCGTTGACGACATGGGACCTCTGGTGAATATTACCAACGACCGGGATCTCTGGCTTGGTGAGATACCCGAAAGCCGTCTCTGGCAGGGACTCGTTACGATTTGCGGACCATGGGGCGTACTGATGAGACTTGTTTCGGATCCTTCTGCCAAACTGACGGAAGGAGAGCGGAACGCCGCTCAGGATTTTGTGGACCGCCAGGAAGCAAGATTTGAACTGGCAAAGACAAAAATATCAAGGATAGGGGACGACCTTTCCTTTGTCGGTGACGGGCTTCTCGAATTCGGCGACGTTTCCGACTTCTGCGGATTGATACTGGACAGAGAACCTAACCCCACAAAAATTGCTGCAGTTTCAGCAAAGAGGATGGGGGGCGACTGGGCTCTTTCTCTTCGAAGCCGTGACGGACTTGCCGGTAAGATCGTTGCCTTGCTTAAGGACGGCAGCAAGATACGGGGAGGCGGCCACGAAGACGCAGCCGCGCTCTATTTCCCCTCCAACTACAGTGAGGATCAGATACGGGAGACGGTACTGGCTGCCATCAGGCAGGAGAGAGAAGGGTCCGAGACCCCAAATGTCACGCTGGGGGACCTGTTCAAAGGGCTGGATAAAATTTGA
- a CDS encoding Ppx/GppA family phosphatase, with translation MIKAVIDIGTNSVKYLLAEVCSNDKPIILKDMVKITRLGEGLSKTGRISPQALLRSAETAEEFVLDAKKSGAGEIRIVGTMALRTALNAADFMRRIWEHAGVETEVLSGEDEATLSFWGALSGFDPGNVKNCCMIDTGGGSTELVFAREGQIVSRSSLKTGALTLTEKYFSKDIVSQEDLMNAEDELKELFALTKPPFRAEMAVGIGGNVTAMASVFRRMERYDPTEAHGTILSEEEINRQIGEYSTKTGDERRKIKGLDPERADIILAGACIIRYAIQFCGCSEIVVSDRGLRHGVLLSM, from the coding sequence ATGATCAAAGCGGTCATTGATATCGGCACAAATTCGGTCAAGTACCTGCTCGCAGAGGTTTGTAGCAATGATAAGCCCATAATCCTTAAAGACATGGTAAAGATAACGAGGCTGGGGGAGGGGCTCAGTAAAACGGGGCGGATCAGTCCGCAGGCACTTCTAAGAAGCGCAGAGACCGCAGAGGAATTTGTCCTGGACGCAAAAAAGAGCGGAGCCGGAGAAATACGGATCGTCGGAACGATGGCACTCCGGACAGCTTTGAACGCAGCGGATTTTATGCGCAGGATCTGGGAACATGCCGGGGTTGAGACAGAGGTGCTTTCGGGGGAGGATGAGGCGACCCTCTCGTTTTGGGGTGCCCTCTCAGGCTTCGATCCCGGCAATGTCAAAAACTGTTGTATGATCGACACAGGCGGGGGAAGCACCGAACTGGTCTTTGCGCGTGAAGGGCAGATCGTCTCCCGGTCGAGCCTGAAAACGGGAGCACTTACGCTCACGGAAAAGTATTTCTCAAAAGATATCGTGTCACAGGAAGACCTGATGAATGCGGAGGATGAATTAAAAGAGCTGTTCGCCTTAACGAAACCCCCATTCAGGGCGGAGATGGCCGTAGGCATCGGAGGAAATGTGACCGCCATGGCCTCCGTATTCAGGAGAATGGAGAGGTATGATCCGACAGAAGCGCACGGAACGATACTGTCAGAGGAAGAGATAAACAGGCAGATAGGGGAATACTCGACCAAGACCGGTGATGAAAGAAGGAAGATAAAAGGCTTAGATCCGGAAAGAGCCGACATTATACTGGCCGGAGCATGCATCATCAGATATGCTATCCAGTTTTGCGGATGCAGCGAGATAGTTGTAAGCGACAGGGGCCTCAGGCACGGTGTTTTGTTGAGCATGTAA
- a CDS encoding glycosyltransferase, whose product MRSIAFLYASEGTGHKAAAENLREWHLGRSRENTAICMDVLEVLPFWLRGTVSMGYLLIARHAPSIWGRFYWGSDKPSFQASIFDHIHSILCKIYLPGIEEIVSSSGAEAVVFTHYFGASVFAARNRLKIPVYYVNTDFITHRFQRSDLFSASFAASEAALEQYRADGINNVFNTGIPVSRKYSSPISKITARDRLGLDQSKKTVLVTGGGIGAGPVIDVTRSLAAEKELQTLVICGNNLRLYKKLTSVYSGCQNVRIVPFVDNMPEYYRASDLAVMKPGGLSLSEALSAELPLLLMEPIPGQEQLNMDLLCAGSAARCLKDCSKAAEEALEMLENKSVMDGLTKGTKKFSRPRAAEEILEIITGH is encoded by the coding sequence TTGAGATCTATAGCATTCCTCTACGCTTCTGAAGGGACCGGACACAAGGCCGCCGCCGAAAATCTGAGAGAGTGGCACCTTGGGCGGTCACGCGAAAATACGGCGATCTGCATGGATGTGCTTGAAGTGCTGCCTTTTTGGCTGCGAGGTACTGTATCTATGGGATATCTTCTTATAGCGCGGCACGCTCCATCGATCTGGGGCAGATTTTACTGGGGATCGGACAAGCCCTCCTTCCAGGCATCGATTTTCGACCATATACATTCGATTTTATGCAAAATATACCTCCCGGGCATCGAAGAGATTGTATCTTCCTCCGGAGCTGAGGCTGTTGTCTTCACTCATTACTTCGGAGCCTCGGTTTTTGCGGCAAGGAACCGCCTAAAGATACCGGTGTACTACGTAAATACTGACTTTATCACCCACAGGTTCCAGAGAAGCGACCTTTTTTCCGCCTCATTTGCAGCGAGTGAGGCCGCGCTTGAACAGTATCGGGCAGACGGCATAAACAATGTTTTCAACACTGGAATACCGGTCTCAAGAAAATATAGCTCTCCTATATCAAAAATTACTGCGAGGGACCGGCTCGGACTCGATCAATCGAAAAAGACCGTCCTGGTCACTGGAGGGGGGATCGGTGCGGGACCTGTTATCGATGTAACAAGATCACTTGCCGCAGAAAAGGAGCTCCAGACCCTCGTGATATGCGGAAATAATCTTCGTCTGTATAAAAAACTTACTTCAGTGTACAGCGGATGTCAGAACGTCAGGATCGTCCCCTTCGTGGACAACATGCCCGAATACTACCGGGCTTCCGACCTTGCCGTGATGAAACCGGGAGGGCTGTCGCTATCCGAGGCTCTTTCCGCGGAGCTCCCGCTGCTTTTGATGGAGCCTATTCCCGGTCAGGAGCAGCTCAACATGGACCTGCTCTGCGCAGGCAGCGCGGCAAGATGCCTGAAAGACTGCAGCAAGGCGGCAGAAGAGGCACTGGAGATGCTGGAAAACAAGAGTGTTATGGATGGCCTGACCAAAGGTACGAAAAAGTTTTCCAGGCCCCGTGCCGCTGAGGAGATACTTGAGATAATAACGGGGCACTGA
- a CDS encoding TRAP transporter large permease — protein MIYIALIILMACLTIGVPVPVSFMASCAWLIFFGGVDQVGYQATQLLPYGFTQMNSVSLIAIAMFILAGGIMERGRIAEKLIDMVDVFVGHIRGGLGVVGIISCAVFGSICGAACATLSCIGAIMFPRFKAGGYPMGHACALMANASLLGLLIPPNATLIIFAWISGISVLACFLSTIGPGIVTIILLGLVNLWMLRDNKEILVSQKRTPKERYDMFMKRGRLAIPALFMPVMVLGGIYGGVMTTTEASALAVVYCIPIGLYIYKGLNWKTLFNIVVEGSITTGVIMVMLYSVSMLSRLYILEDLPGKVLDLFYTISSNPYIIMFMINVFLVLMGMLMDDISVVVLTTPILLPIIAKLGVDPVHYAAIVGVNTALGCITPPCAPVLYLSGRVGGASINEIMKPALTFMVLCWIPVLAVTAYIPKVSLLLPHLILGLPW, from the coding sequence ATGATCTATATAGCACTTATTATACTGATGGCATGTCTGACGATAGGAGTCCCGGTCCCGGTAAGCTTCATGGCGTCATGCGCCTGGCTGATATTCTTCGGCGGGGTGGATCAGGTCGGTTACCAGGCAACACAGCTTCTGCCCTACGGTTTCACCCAGATGAACTCCGTCTCCCTGATAGCCATAGCGATGTTCATACTCGCGGGCGGGATCATGGAGAGAGGCCGCATCGCCGAGAAGCTTATCGACATGGTAGACGTCTTTGTGGGACATATCAGGGGCGGACTTGGAGTAGTCGGCATAATTTCCTGCGCCGTATTCGGATCCATCTGCGGAGCGGCCTGTGCGACCCTTTCCTGCATAGGCGCCATCATGTTCCCGCGTTTCAAGGCCGGCGGCTACCCGATGGGACACGCCTGCGCCCTTATGGCGAACGCATCGCTGCTTGGACTGCTCATCCCGCCTAACGCGACCCTGATCATATTTGCCTGGATAAGCGGTATCTCTGTTCTTGCGTGCTTCCTTTCGACTATTGGCCCCGGAATAGTTACGATAATCCTCCTGGGCCTGGTCAATCTCTGGATGCTCCGTGACAATAAGGAGATCCTCGTCAGCCAGAAACGCACACCAAAAGAACGTTACGATATGTTCATGAAAAGAGGGCGTCTTGCCATTCCGGCACTCTTCATGCCGGTCATGGTCCTCGGAGGCATCTACGGCGGAGTAATGACCACAACGGAAGCCTCGGCTCTTGCTGTCGTCTACTGCATCCCGATCGGTCTTTATATCTACAAGGGACTTAACTGGAAGACCCTTTTCAACATAGTGGTCGAGGGATCGATAACGACGGGCGTTATCATGGTAATGCTCTATTCCGTCTCGATGCTCTCGAGGCTGTACATACTCGAAGACCTGCCCGGTAAGGTGCTCGACCTCTTTTACACGATATCATCGAACCCATATATCATTATGTTTATGATAAACGTGTTCCTGGTCCTCATGGGAATGCTCATGGACGACATCAGCGTTGTTGTTCTTACCACGCCGATACTGCTTCCGATAATAGCGAAACTCGGAGTAGATCCTGTACACTATGCGGCAATAGTGGGAGTCAACACGGCACTCGGGTGCATAACGCCGCCCTGTGCTCCGGTGCTCTATCTGAGCGGAAGGGTCGGTGGGGCATCGATCAACGAGATCATGAAGCCGGCACTGACCTTCATGGTTCTCTGCTGGATCCCGGTGCTTGCTGTAACGGCGTACATACCGAAAGTCTCGCTCTTACTGCCCCATCTGATCCTGGGGCTTCCCTGGTAA
- the dctP gene encoding TRAP transporter substrate-binding protein DctP codes for MKSTKKFALVLAVMMVLVAMASAASAAEVNLRFAGQFPPDHTATGFMKEVAKEVAAKSNGRIDIKIFPANQLGDYTLVYEELIRGTIDMALISVPSQFDPRMELVYINGFVTGYDGIKKAFKPNGWMAKKMDEFHTRLGVKFLGFNVEGMIGIGSTKPVRDPLDPTVNKGVLTRVPFMDVYKTGVEAMGYKTISLPYADIFQAMQTGVCDAVSSIPPALAYTVLKDAMKYWYQTNYSLENESYLMSQKTWGKLKPADQKIIFDAVTKVAAKSIDQAKKDDARYMDLMRKKGIKVYTYTDKELAPIQAAISKSWVKLEANMGKDLMDEFRKQFAPKSK; via the coding sequence ATGAAAAGCACCAAAAAGTTTGCACTTGTACTAGCAGTGATGATGGTACTGGTCGCAATGGCATCGGCAGCATCGGCAGCAGAAGTGAACCTGCGTTTTGCCGGTCAGTTCCCGCCCGATCATACTGCGACGGGATTCATGAAAGAAGTTGCGAAGGAAGTTGCCGCGAAGAGCAACGGACGCATCGACATCAAAATTTTCCCCGCAAACCAGCTCGGAGACTATACCCTTGTATATGAAGAGCTCATCCGCGGCACCATCGACATGGCCCTCATTTCTGTACCCAGCCAGTTTGACCCGAGGATGGAACTTGTCTACATCAACGGTTTTGTAACAGGCTACGACGGCATAAAGAAGGCTTTCAAGCCCAACGGATGGATGGCAAAGAAAATGGACGAATTCCATACAAGACTCGGAGTCAAGTTCCTTGGCTTCAACGTTGAAGGCATGATCGGGATAGGAAGCACGAAACCTGTCAGGGATCCCCTTGACCCCACAGTCAATAAGGGCGTTCTCACCAGGGTGCCTTTCATGGATGTTTACAAGACCGGTGTAGAGGCAATGGGATACAAGACGATATCGCTTCCCTATGCTGACATCTTCCAGGCAATGCAGACCGGAGTCTGCGACGCAGTCTCCTCCATACCGCCGGCACTTGCATACACGGTGCTCAAGGATGCTATGAAATACTGGTACCAGACGAACTACTCGCTTGAAAACGAATCATACCTCATGAGCCAGAAGACATGGGGCAAACTGAAGCCGGCCGATCAGAAGATCATCTTTGACGCTGTTACCAAGGTAGCGGCAAAGTCCATCGATCAGGCGAAGAAAGACGACGCACGTTACATGGATCTGATGAGGAAAAAGGGCATAAAGGTCTACACATACACAGACAAAGAACTTGCACCGATCCAGGCGGCCATTTCAAAAAGCTGGGTGAAGCTCGAAGCCAACATGGGCAAAGATCTTATGGATGAGTTCCGTAAGCAGTTCGCACCCAAGAGCAAATAA